CGCGACGAGTGATACCTGGGCGACCGAGATCGGATTGCTGAGTCGGCGGCCTCCGCGGTCGATCGTGACGTGGCGCCAGGTGCGGCCGGGGCTGTCGGGCGGAGTCACCCCACTGGGCCTCGCGGCGGCAGCCGCGGGTGGCGCGACGATCGGGCTGATCGGCTCGCTCGGCAGACCACGGCGGGAGCTGGTTGCGCTGGGGACGCTCGCGGGTCTGGCGGGATCGCTGGCGGACAGCGTCGCCGGCGCTACGGTGCAGGGAGTCTACCGGTGCCCGCGCTGCGGCGAGGAGACTGAGCGGCGGGTCCACTCCTGCGGCACGCCGACGATCCCGGCGCGCGGTGTGGCCTGGATCGACAACGATGTGGTGAATCTTATCGGGTCCGCGGTGGGGGCGATAACGGCGCTGGTGTTGGCGAGGCGCCGGCCCGGCCGCCGGGGATGACGGTCCACGCCCCGGCGGCACGGGACGGGCTGGCCTAGCGGCGCTAGCCGAGAGCGAGGAGCGCCTCACGCGGGTCCGTGCGGCGGCCGAGGAAGATCGGGGTATCGACCTTTGTGTAGACCCGCACTTCCGCCGCGCGGAGCCGCTGGACCATGGCGACAAGCTGCGCTGGGTCGTCGTCCTCCAGCGCGACGACGAACTCCTGATCGGCGATGCCGAACGAGCTTACGGTGTTGGTCAGGATCGTCGGGAACTCCCGGCCTAGTTCTCCGTGGACCAGCATCAGCTCACGGCGCTTCTCGAACGGCAGCAGGTACCACTCCGGCGTCTTGGTGAAGGGGTAGACGCTGAGATACTTCTTCGGCGGCACGCCCTTGAGGAAGGCCGGTCCATGCTCGGGGTCGTACTGGGATGCTGTCGCCAGGCCCAGGTAGGCGTGACGCATCTCCAGGTGCTGCCCGAGCGGCGTGCGGTTGAGGTCGACGGCCAGTGCCTGCAGCGCGTCGACGTCGTCCGCAATGGTCCACAGGATGAGGTCCACGTCCGCGCTGAAGCCCACGGTGGAGTAGGCCGCGCGGAGCGTGACGGTATCGCGGTGCGCATCGAGCGTGCGCAGGAAGGCTTCGCGCCCTTCCTTGCGCTCGGAGTCGGCCAGCGTGCGCCACTCCGGCCGCGCCTTGTACAGCCAGAAGACCGTGAAACGGGTCGAACCGCTCATCAGTGTGGGTACTCCTCTCCTGCACCCAGGTGGGCCAGCGCCCACCATCCGGCCGGATTGTAGCACCGACGGCAGGGGCAGGTCTTATGTCTCGCCGTCCGGGCCGACCACGATGATCGCCATCCGGTCGGGCAGGAGATAGCGGGCGGCCGCGTCGCGGATCTGCTCACGCGTCAGCGCGTTGAGCCGGGCCGGCAGTTGCTCGACGTAATCGAGCTCGAAGCCGTGAAAGGCGATGTCGAGCATGATCGAGGCGATGGCGCCGCTGCTCTCAAGGCTGAGGGGAAGGCTGCCGATGAGGTAGCTCTTGGCGTCGGCCAGCTCCTCATCCTCTACGAGTTCACCGCGGAGACGCTCGACCTCCGCGATGATGCTCTCCACGGCGCGCTCGACGTTGACCGGGTTGACGCCCGCGTATGCCGCCCAGAGTCCACGTCCCAGGCTCGCCTCCAGGGTGCTGTAGACGTAATAGGCCATCCCCTGGCGTTCCCGGACACGGGCGCCGAGGCGTCCCATGAGCCCGAGCCGACCGAGGATGACGTTGGCGACGCGGAGCGCGTGGTAGTCGGGATCAGTCCAGGCCAGGGCCGGGAGGCCGATTGCGATGTCGGCCTGACTCTTGCCGGCGATCTGCTCCTCGCGTCGCACGCGGGAGGGTGGTGCGTCGACCGGCGGGATCTCGGGAGCTGGCACGGAGTCTCCTGATTCCCAGCCCTCGAAGGCACGGGCGACGTGCTCCCAGGCGGCCTCGACGGGCACGCCACCGGCCACCGCCAGGATGGCGTGTCCCGGCCGGTAGAGGCGGCGGTGGAAGTCCGCCAGTTGGTCGCGACTCATGCCGGTAAGCGTCTCCTCCGTGCCGATCGCCCGGTGGTGGTACGGATGCCCCTCCGGGTAGAGCGTGGCGCGCAGGGTGTAGGCTGCCTGGGCACGGGTGTCGTTGAGCATCTGCCGAAGCGCGGTCAGCGACTGCTCCCGTAGCCGTTCGATCTCCTCCTCCGGGAAGGTGGGCTCGAGCACGACCTCCGCCAGCAGTTCGGCCAGCCGCCCGACGTCCTCTTTGAGGCACGTCGCCCGGATGTCGACGTAGTCGCGCCCGGGGCTGACCGACAGCGCGGCGCCCAGGCTGTCGAGCTCCTCGTTCAACTCGGCGAACGTGCGGCGCGCGGTGCCGCGCGGGAGCATCTGCGCGGTGAAGCGTGCCAGGCCCGGCGTCTCGCCGTCGGCGATGGCACCGGCCGGAAGGCGCAGCTCGAGCACCGCCGCGTCGCTGGTCGGATCGTGGTGCCCGAGCAGGCGGAGCCCGCTGGCCAACGTCCGCTCCTGCACGTCGAGCTTCGGCGTGGGGAGGGAGTCGGGGCTGCTGCCCGCTGCATCCGAGAAGAAGTGTGGCCGCACCGGCAGCGGGCCGATATCAGCGGCGGGGGTCGCCGGAGCGGGGGCGGTCGGCTCGAGCCAGCCCACCGTCATCTTGTCGGGAGTGACATAGGCGCGGGCGACCCGGAGCACGTCGTCCGGAGTCACCGCTGCCAGGCGGTCCAGGAAGGTGTCGGGGTCGACTCCGGGTGCCACCGTGTGGAGCGAGCCGAGCCAGTACGCCTGGCTGCTGACGCTCTCCCCGGCGTAGGCAAACTGCGCGCGGAGCTGCTTGATGGCGCGGGCAAGCTCGTCCTCGGGCACTGGTTCCTCGCGCAGCCGGGCCAGCTCCTCCTGGACGATCGCCTCGACGCGCGCAGGCTCGGTGCTCGGCACGAGCGTGGCCGACACGCTGAAGAGATAAGGGTCGATGGTGAGGGAAAAGGACGAACCTGCCGCGCTGCACAGGCCGCTGGCGACGAGAGCGCGGTAGAGCCGCGAGCTGCGCCCCATGCCGCCACCGCCGCCGTAGCCCATCGCCTTGCCGCCGGAGAGGACGGTGTCGAGCACCACCATCGGCAGGGCGTCGGGGTCCTCGGCACGCGGGGCGTGGAAGGCCATCAACAACGTCGCCGTCGGCGCCGGACGCCGCACCACAACGCGGCGCTCTCCATTCTGCGGCGGCTCCACGGTGCGCACCGGCGGCGGCTCCGGGCCGGATGGGATCGCGCCGAAGCGCTGCTCGATCTCGGCCAGGATCGCCTGGGCGTCGACGTCACCGACGACCACCACGGTCGCGTTGTTCGGCGTGTAGTAGGTGCGGTAGTGTCGATACAGGTCGTCCCGCGTGATCTGGCGAAGGTCGGAGGTGAACCCGATGACTCCCTGGCCATAGGGATGCGCGCGGAAGGCCGCCGCGACCACTTCTTCGCGGAGGTGGAAGGTCGGCTGGTTCTCGTTCCCCTCTCGCTCGGAGAGGATCACCGTGCGCTCGCTCTCGACTTCGCTCGGGTCGAAGACGGCGTTCTGCATCCGATCCGACTCGATGTCGGCGCCGAGGAGGATCTGTGGCGCGGGCAGGGTTTCGTAGTACGCGGTGTAGTCGATCCAGGTGAAGCCGTTCAGCGTGCCGCCGTGCTTATTCACCTCGCGGAAGATCTCACCCGGCTGGTAGGTCGGCGTCCCCTTGAAGACCATGTGCTCGACCCAGTGGGAGATGCCCGTGATGCCGGGGACCTCGTTTCGGCCGCCGACACGGTACCAGACCCAGAACGATGCCACCGGCGCACGGTGGACCTCGCGGATGAGGACCGTGAGTCCGTTGTCAAGTGTCGCCTTCAATGTCTGCGCGACGTCCGCCATGTCCCCTCCCACCGGCTAAGCCCTGTCCAAGTCCGCGACGATCATGTCGCCTCCGCAGCCTGTGCGCCTCCGTTATACCACCGCGT
This genomic window from Sphaerobacter thermophilus DSM 20745 contains:
- a CDS encoding DUF92 domain-containing protein, which produces MVRVGRTGGLLGRAVLGAGAAGAVAVAGWWRGALTADGTAAAVAVGTPVFAVGGGRWAAVLVGFFTLSSALSQVGRERKAAMAAVANKGSRRDAGQVLANGGVAAGAAVVAGITGKPEAAFPAFLGAMAAATSDTWATEIGLLSRRPPRSIVTWRQVRPGLSGGVTPLGLAAAAAGGATIGLIGSLGRPRRELVALGTLAGLAGSLADSVAGATVQGVYRCPRCGEETERRVHSCGTPTIPARGVAWIDNDVVNLIGSAVGAITALVLARRRPGRRG
- a CDS encoding chlorite dismutase family protein; translated protein: MSGSTRFTVFWLYKARPEWRTLADSERKEGREAFLRTLDAHRDTVTLRAAYSTVGFSADVDLILWTIADDVDALQALAVDLNRTPLGQHLEMRHAYLGLATASQYDPEHGPAFLKGVPPKKYLSVYPFTKTPEWYLLPFEKRRELMLVHGELGREFPTILTNTVSSFGIADQEFVVALEDDDPAQLVAMVQRLRAAEVRVYTKVDTPIFLGRRTDPREALLALG
- a CDS encoding M16 family metallopeptidase, with translation MADVAQTLKATLDNGLTVLIREVHRAPVASFWVWYRVGGRNEVPGITGISHWVEHMVFKGTPTYQPGEIFREVNKHGGTLNGFTWIDYTAYYETLPAPQILLGADIESDRMQNAVFDPSEVESERTVILSEREGNENQPTFHLREEVVAAAFRAHPYGQGVIGFTSDLRQITRDDLYRHYRTYYTPNNATVVVVGDVDAQAILAEIEQRFGAIPSGPEPPPVRTVEPPQNGERRVVVRRPAPTATLLMAFHAPRAEDPDALPMVVLDTVLSGGKAMGYGGGGGMGRSSRLYRALVASGLCSAAGSSFSLTIDPYLFSVSATLVPSTEPARVEAIVQEELARLREEPVPEDELARAIKQLRAQFAYAGESVSSQAYWLGSLHTVAPGVDPDTFLDRLAAVTPDDVLRVARAYVTPDKMTVGWLEPTAPAPATPAADIGPLPVRPHFFSDAAGSSPDSLPTPKLDVQERTLASGLRLLGHHDPTSDAAVLELRLPAGAIADGETPGLARFTAQMLPRGTARRTFAELNEELDSLGAALSVSPGRDYVDIRATCLKEDVGRLAELLAEVVLEPTFPEEEIERLREQSLTALRQMLNDTRAQAAYTLRATLYPEGHPYHHRAIGTEETLTGMSRDQLADFHRRLYRPGHAILAVAGGVPVEAAWEHVARAFEGWESGDSVPAPEIPPVDAPPSRVRREEQIAGKSQADIAIGLPALAWTDPDYHALRVANVILGRLGLMGRLGARVRERQGMAYYVYSTLEASLGRGLWAAYAGVNPVNVERAVESIIAEVERLRGELVEDEELADAKSYLIGSLPLSLESSGAIASIMLDIAFHGFELDYVEQLPARLNALTREQIRDAAARYLLPDRMAIIVVGPDGET